A single genomic interval of Mucilaginibacter boryungensis harbors:
- a CDS encoding energy transducer TonB, translating into MEYQQQENNYPKAFLATGIIMAVLMALCYFIVFKAPPKEADGIGGILVNYGTTDEGSGSDITSVEEPSVAEKANHVAPTKVTPEPPTDKPTPTEKSDQNVVTQNTEDAPVVAANSKKPSTTVATQVAKPVAKPTVNQNALYKGPSKTGTGGGDGTTDKPGNQGSPNGSNLVDNYGPGGSGNGGLSMPNWHFVNPPDVKNIHRVPGKVVIDFTIDQNGNVLEAHSNKAQTRADLDLVQGCIDAIKNTRFTASKPASGNTKGKYAFIFKVD; encoded by the coding sequence ATGGAATATCAACAGCAAGAAAATAACTATCCAAAAGCGTTTTTAGCTACCGGCATTATTATGGCGGTGCTTATGGCTTTGTGTTATTTTATTGTTTTTAAAGCCCCACCTAAAGAAGCTGACGGTATTGGCGGCATATTAGTAAATTATGGTACTACTGATGAAGGTTCAGGTAGTGATATCACCAGTGTGGAGGAACCATCTGTAGCTGAGAAGGCCAACCATGTAGCACCAACCAAGGTTACCCCCGAGCCACCAACGGATAAGCCTACCCCTACCGAAAAAAGCGACCAGAACGTAGTGACTCAAAATACTGAAGACGCGCCCGTGGTTGCGGCCAATTCTAAGAAACCGAGCACCACAGTAGCTACACAAGTCGCTAAACCTGTGGCTAAACCTACAGTTAATCAAAACGCGCTGTACAAAGGCCCAAGCAAAACCGGCACCGGTGGCGGCGATGGCACAACCGATAAACCTGGCAATCAGGGCAGCCCGAATGGTTCAAACTTGGTTGATAATTATGGCCCTGGCGGTTCGGGAAATGGCGGCTTAAGCATGCCTAACTGGCATTTTGTAAACCCACCGGACGTGAAAAATATCCACCGTGTGCCCGGCAAGGTAGTTATAGACTTCACTATCGATCAAAATGGCAACGTATTGGAGGCCCATTCTAACAAAGCCCAAACCCGCGCCGACCTTGACCTTGTGCAAGGCTGTATAGATGCTATTAAGAATACCCGGTTTACCGCATCCAAACCAGCTTCGGGCAATACTAAAGGCAAGTATGCTTTTATATTTAAGGTAGATTAA
- a CDS encoding tetratricopeptide repeat protein produces the protein MMKLKYIAFILPVFSLSMLYAQQNPAGQLYRTYHTATELMDKGKYVAAAEQFRLVEKAKIGTATQPDFETSVSLLKENSQYYEAFCALELGNDDAESMFLRFIKEHPENPLTKLAYFQIGKSYFKQGKYQDVLRWYDKVQASDLNGRENTEYKFRKGYAYFATNDYKNAQLLFSEVKDKRSPFTEDATYYFAYIAYLNKDYHLALVNFERLKDSKKYRDSYPYYITAVYFLDKRYDDVLNYAIPILNSTHQKNETEMFRIVAASYFAKSDYPNSVKYYSKFEAQDNGRTQNTQDSYQMGYGYYKIGEYQKATVQLEKMVDKSDVYAQNGNYTLGDAFLKLNNKQSARNAFLVASKLPFDKQLQEDALYQYAKLSYELDFYTQALEATRLYLKNYPRSARQDEMKILLGEELLSSHNYREAVEILEPIPNKTQSAKVAYQKVTYYRGLEFINERAFENAIGIFLRSLKYPMDSKIEALTMYWMAEAMYEVRKYNESVQRFETFLDMPDAPETDVYNYANYALAYAAFNGEQYKKAATYFEKFLNGDEKDPNTINDALTRLADSYFVMKSYGKAMDYYNRIIAKHNKTEDYAMFQRGMIQGLQGSPDAKISTLNEVLNKFPSSDFADDAAFEIAYTYYVKNDGDKAKSDLLSMIDKYPRSSYIPRALVTIGLIDYNADKEDLAIESFKRVIKDYPQTDEARQALKQMEKIYTDKGDAQTFINYATTTPIGNYSSAEQEAIMQTAANNQYLKGDWQGTVAAVNAYYDKFPKPIYEKQMRFIRAQALVNLKRPDEAVQDYNVILNDWTSAYSEKALISMSKLYLDQKKYNEAIVFLKRLETNSEYKADYTFAINNLLLCYSQIGQPDDVLKYVTLVRGNEKSAQEDKFRTGLYAGKAYLLKGDTTAAVNEFDYTVSNTKTVAAAEAKYNLARIEYLKHQYKASQKTCFDLAKELSNYDYWVAKTFVLLADDYIALKDNFQAKATLQSVIENYKGDDDVLPEAKAKLQRIAPGSVKEEPKTAPADSTQQNEVKKTGNN, from the coding sequence ATGATGAAACTTAAGTACATCGCTTTTATACTTCCAGTTTTTTCCTTGTCAATGCTTTATGCTCAGCAAAACCCTGCGGGCCAGCTATATAGAACTTACCATACTGCTACCGAGCTAATGGACAAAGGCAAATATGTAGCTGCAGCCGAGCAATTCAGGCTGGTTGAAAAAGCTAAGATCGGAACTGCTACCCAACCCGATTTTGAAACATCGGTATCCCTGTTAAAGGAAAATTCGCAGTACTACGAAGCCTTTTGCGCGCTTGAATTGGGTAATGACGATGCCGAGAGCATGTTTTTACGCTTTATTAAAGAGCATCCTGAAAACCCATTAACCAAACTGGCTTACTTTCAAATAGGTAAATCGTACTTTAAACAGGGTAAATACCAGGATGTACTGCGTTGGTACGATAAAGTACAGGCATCAGATTTGAACGGCCGCGAAAATACCGAATACAAATTCCGTAAAGGCTATGCCTATTTTGCTACAAACGATTATAAGAACGCCCAGCTTTTATTTAGCGAAGTAAAAGACAAACGGTCGCCTTTTACCGAGGATGCAACTTATTATTTTGCCTACATAGCCTACCTGAATAAAGATTATCACCTGGCGCTTGTAAATTTCGAACGGTTAAAGGATTCTAAAAAATACAGGGACAGCTATCCCTATTACATTACCGCTGTTTACTTTTTAGACAAACGATATGATGATGTATTGAATTATGCCATCCCTATCCTGAACAGCACACACCAAAAGAATGAGACGGAGATGTTCCGCATTGTAGCGGCATCGTACTTTGCCAAATCCGATTATCCTAACTCAGTAAAATACTATTCAAAATTTGAAGCACAGGATAACGGCCGTACACAAAACACGCAGGACAGTTACCAAATGGGTTATGGCTATTACAAAATTGGTGAATACCAAAAGGCCACCGTTCAATTGGAAAAAATGGTGGATAAAAGCGATGTTTACGCCCAAAATGGTAATTATACCTTAGGCGATGCCTTCTTAAAACTTAACAATAAACAAAGTGCCCGCAATGCGTTCCTGGTAGCATCTAAACTGCCTTTTGATAAGCAATTACAGGAGGATGCCCTGTACCAATATGCCAAGTTATCTTACGAACTTGATTTTTATACCCAGGCGCTGGAAGCTACACGTTTGTATTTGAAGAATTATCCACGGTCAGCCCGTCAGGATGAAATGAAGATTTTACTGGGCGAAGAATTGTTAAGTTCACATAATTATCGCGAAGCAGTAGAGATACTGGAACCCATCCCTAACAAAACCCAAAGCGCCAAAGTAGCCTACCAAAAAGTAACCTATTACCGCGGGCTCGAGTTTATTAACGAACGTGCTTTCGAAAATGCTATCGGCATATTCCTTCGTTCGTTGAAATATCCGATGGATAGCAAAATTGAAGCGCTGACAATGTATTGGATGGCTGAGGCGATGTATGAAGTGCGGAAATACAATGAATCGGTACAACGGTTTGAAACTTTTCTGGATATGCCCGATGCACCGGAGACCGATGTATATAATTATGCTAACTATGCATTGGCTTATGCTGCATTTAACGGCGAGCAGTATAAAAAAGCGGCTACTTACTTCGAGAAGTTTTTAAACGGCGACGAGAAAGACCCTAATACAATTAACGATGCTTTAACACGTTTGGCCGACAGCTATTTTGTAATGAAAAGCTATGGCAAGGCTATGGATTATTACAATCGCATTATAGCCAAACATAATAAAACCGAAGATTACGCCATGTTTCAGCGTGGTATGATCCAGGGGTTACAGGGATCGCCGGATGCTAAGATAAGTACCCTAAATGAAGTACTGAACAAGTTCCCAAGCTCAGATTTTGCCGACGATGCCGCTTTCGAGATCGCCTATACTTATTATGTAAAGAACGATGGGGATAAAGCTAAATCCGACTTATTATCTATGATAGATAAATATCCGCGCAGCAGCTATATCCCGCGCGCGCTGGTAACTATTGGGTTGATAGATTACAATGCCGATAAAGAGGATTTGGCTATTGAATCGTTTAAACGGGTGATCAAAGATTATCCGCAAACAGATGAGGCCAGGCAGGCTTTGAAACAGATGGAGAAAATATATACCGATAAGGGCGATGCGCAAACTTTCATCAACTACGCCACTACCACCCCTATTGGTAACTATAGTTCGGCCGAACAGGAAGCCATTATGCAAACTGCCGCTAACAATCAATACTTGAAAGGCGATTGGCAGGGAACCGTAGCGGCCGTTAATGCTTATTACGATAAGTTCCCAAAACCGATATACGAAAAGCAAATGCGTTTTATCCGCGCCCAGGCTTTGGTTAATTTGAAAAGGCCGGATGAAGCCGTACAGGATTATAATGTAATATTAAACGACTGGACCAGCGCCTATTCAGAGAAAGCGTTGATCAGTATGTCGAAACTATATCTCGACCAGAAAAAATATAATGAAGCCATTGTATTCCTGAAACGCTTAGAAACAAATTCGGAATACAAAGCGGATTATACGTTTGCCATAAATAACCTGTTATTGTGCTATTCGCAAATAGGACAACCAGACGATGTGCTGAAATATGTTACGCTGGTACGCGGTAATGAGAAATCGGCACAGGAAGATAAATTCAGGACAGGTTTATATGCCGGCAAAGCTTACCTGTTAAAAGGTGATACTACAGCGGCCGTAAATGAGTTTGACTATACCGTTAGCAATACTAAAACCGTTGCCGCTGCCGAAGCCAAATACAACCTGGCCCGTATAGAGTATTTAAAACACCAGTACAAAGCATCACAAAAAACTTGTTTCGATTTGGCTAAGGAACTGTCTAACTATGATTACTGGGTAGCTAAAACCTTTGTATTGCTGGCTGATGATTATATAGCATTGAAAGATAATTTCCAGGCCAAAGCCACCTTACAAAGTGTAATAGAGAATTATAAAGGCGATGACGACGTACTGCCCGAGGCTAAAGCCAAACTGCAAAGAATTGCGCCGGGCAGTGTAAAGGAAGAACCCAAAACAGCCCCTGCCGATAGTACGCAACAGAACGAGGTAAAGAAAACCGGTAATAACTAA
- a CDS encoding tetratricopeptide repeat protein codes for MDKNKSVNANKITALLDEAYTGRINDLSHSTQLATHALSLSRQINNHELIGKSLNHLSLFYMIQGEYKRSISMAEEAIKYFEELNDDRGIADARYSIAGNYYKTDNYHLGLIYLINCLTTYRKYKDYHNQARTQKSLGTIYEYFGDQKNAIKSYEGAIESARQAKDINLESNAYNPLSGIYLKQGKIKEALELIERSIAMKNKTGDIRGLAFALYGRGKVFLNTGQYKLAEEDLNQCINIHQQVGEKLGLGMAYHRLADLYMRMHRLKEAKSLLEKTLNFSETYNIAIIKFKCDHLLYQLHKQQGNTTMALDYLERYLSQKETVINTQTLQIIENYELITRMESLEKEAKLQKEKDEIIKKKELAEQSAKLKQDFLSTMSHEIRTPLNAVITITSLLKDKSDEEEQKMLNSLKFASNNLLLIINGILDFTKLEAGKMQLDIEPCNFYTLVENLLAVYENMATEKGLKLSLKVDKGISESYELDETKLSQILGNLIGNAIKYTETGSVDISVTKVKTDKAYDYLRFMVTDTGVGIPPNLFTEIFESFSQPKSITTRKHGGSGLGLAIVKKLAELYKSKVHVSSVVGKGSAFHFDIKAKRIATEAITPQAPLDKLANKTALLAEDNLINAMVARKLLSNWGVTAEHAKNGVEAVEKSKLRAYDFILMDIHMPEMNGFDATKNIREINNPNSFTPIFALTADITAEHQDEYAGFFNGFLRKPIEIEKLYNALVNAMLVAG; via the coding sequence GTGGATAAAAACAAGAGTGTTAATGCCAATAAAATTACTGCGCTTTTGGATGAAGCGTATACCGGGCGTATTAACGATTTATCCCACAGCACTCAATTGGCTACTCATGCCTTGTCGCTTAGCAGGCAAATTAACAACCACGAGTTAATTGGAAAAAGCCTTAACCATCTCTCGCTTTTTTATATGATACAGGGCGAATACAAGCGCTCTATCAGCATGGCCGAGGAAGCCATCAAATATTTCGAGGAACTTAATGATGACCGGGGTATAGCAGATGCCCGTTACAGCATTGCCGGTAACTATTATAAAACCGACAATTACCACCTGGGATTGATATATCTGATCAATTGTCTTACTACTTACCGTAAATACAAAGATTATCATAACCAGGCACGTACCCAAAAATCGTTGGGAACCATCTATGAATACTTTGGTGATCAGAAAAATGCCATCAAATCATACGAAGGCGCTATTGAATCTGCCCGACAGGCAAAAGATATCAACCTTGAATCAAATGCTTATAACCCGCTATCGGGTATTTATCTTAAACAGGGTAAAATAAAAGAAGCTTTAGAGTTGATAGAACGCTCTATAGCGATGAAGAATAAAACAGGCGACATTCGTGGCCTGGCCTTTGCACTTTACGGGCGCGGCAAGGTATTTCTTAACACAGGGCAATACAAGCTGGCCGAGGAAGACCTTAACCAATGTATCAATATCCATCAGCAGGTAGGCGAAAAGCTGGGCCTGGGCATGGCTTACCATCGTTTGGCCGACCTGTACATGCGGATGCACCGGCTAAAAGAGGCAAAGAGTTTATTAGAAAAAACATTAAATTTTAGCGAGACCTATAATATAGCCATCATTAAATTTAAATGCGATCATTTACTTTACCAGCTACATAAACAACAAGGTAATACAACAATGGCGCTGGATTATCTGGAACGTTACCTTAGCCAGAAAGAAACTGTTATTAATACCCAAACCCTCCAGATCATTGAGAACTACGAACTGATCACCCGGATGGAATCGCTGGAAAAGGAAGCGAAACTGCAAAAAGAGAAGGACGAGATCATCAAGAAAAAGGAACTCGCGGAACAGTCCGCTAAGTTGAAACAGGATTTCCTGTCGACCATGAGCCATGAGATACGGACACCTTTAAACGCGGTGATCACGATCACATCGCTGCTGAAGGACAAATCGGATGAGGAAGAGCAAAAGATGCTCAACTCATTAAAATTCGCATCAAACAACCTGCTGCTTATTATTAACGGGATACTGGATTTTACTAAGCTGGAAGCAGGCAAAATGCAACTGGATATTGAGCCCTGTAACTTTTACACACTGGTAGAGAACTTGCTGGCCGTTTACGAAAACATGGCCACCGAAAAGGGTCTGAAGCTATCTTTAAAAGTAGACAAAGGTATAAGCGAAAGCTATGAGCTGGATGAGACCAAGCTATCGCAAATATTAGGTAACCTGATAGGCAATGCTATAAAATATACCGAAACGGGTAGTGTAGATATTAGTGTAACTAAAGTTAAAACCGATAAAGCATACGATTATTTGCGGTTTATGGTTACCGATACCGGTGTAGGTATCCCTCCCAATTTATTTACTGAAATTTTCGAGAGTTTCTCGCAACCTAAATCTATTACTACCCGCAAACACGGCGGCTCGGGGCTGGGGCTGGCCATTGTAAAAAAACTGGCAGAGCTTTATAAAAGCAAGGTGCATGTAAGTAGTGTTGTAGGCAAAGGCTCGGCGTTCCACTTCGATATTAAAGCCAAACGCATAGCTACTGAAGCTATTACACCACAGGCGCCATTAGATAAACTGGCTAATAAAACCGCCTTGCTGGCCGAAGATAACCTGATAAATGCTATGGTTGCCCGCAAATTGCTAAGCAACTGGGGTGTAACTGCCGAGCATGCTAAAAATGGTGTTGAAGCGGTAGAAAAATCAAAGTTGCGGGCTTACGATTTTATACTGATGGATATTCATATGCCTGAAATGAATGGCTTTGACGCTACAAAGAATATCAGAGAAATAAATAATCCTAATTCCTTCACGCCTATTTTTGCGCTTACAGCCGATATCACTGCCGAGCATCAGGATGAATATGCCGGTTTCTTTAATGGCTTCCTGCGTAAGCCTATCGAAATAGAGAAATTGTATAACGCACTGGTCAATGCAATGCTGGTGGCCGGATAA
- a CDS encoding MotA/TolQ/ExbB proton channel family protein: MTFLMLIADTAKQVIDTANHAINAPTIPQEELRFGDLLLKGGWVMIPLGILLALALVMFFERYFTIRKAARDESSLMGQVKASIIAGKLDSAIALCRNSNTPLGRMLQKGLLRIGRPIKDIEGAIENIGKLEVSKLEKNIGIIGIVAGIAPMFGFIGTIAGVIKIFYDISKTDNISMGTISGGLYQKMITSAAGLIVGIIAYVCYQILNMMVDKVILKLETDAIEFIDLLEEPSK; encoded by the coding sequence ATGACATTTTTAATGCTAATAGCCGATACGGCAAAACAAGTTATTGATACCGCCAACCATGCTATAAACGCGCCGACTATTCCACAGGAAGAACTACGCTTTGGCGACCTGTTACTAAAGGGCGGTTGGGTAATGATACCGCTGGGTATACTACTGGCATTGGCGCTGGTTATGTTTTTTGAGCGTTATTTTACCATACGGAAGGCGGCACGCGATGAATCCAGCCTGATGGGGCAGGTAAAGGCCAGCATTATTGCCGGCAAGCTTGATTCGGCTATTGCACTTTGCCGTAACAGCAATACACCATTGGGCCGTATGCTGCAAAAAGGCTTGCTGCGCATTGGCCGCCCTATAAAGGACATTGAAGGCGCTATCGAGAACATTGGCAAGCTGGAAGTATCCAAGCTGGAAAAGAATATTGGCATTATTGGCATTGTAGCCGGTATTGCGCCCATGTTTGGTTTTATAGGGACCATTGCCGGTGTAATTAAGATCTTTTATGATATCTCTAAAACAGACAATATCAGCATGGGAACTATCTCGGGTGGTTTATATCAAAAAATGATCACATCGGCCGCGGGGTTAATTGTGGGTATTATAGCCTATGTATGCTACCAGATACTGAACATGATGGTAGATAAAGTGATCCTGAAACTGGAAACCGACGCTATTGAATTTATCGACCTTTTAGAAGAACCGAGCAAATGA
- a CDS encoding HU domain-containing protein produces the protein MDIAYYISDLLGQQGELTVPNLGYFVQIRTAAYYDNHEKKFYPPHYSVQFDPQIIDEDDSLANYIASIKNISQASAKYFIEKYISNLKSQAMVENVAFAQLGSFSSDGLKLAFHSNPKLDDPAFFGYKPLDAYRVGEAAAQKPVTRTDELTEKIEEGPIAPVIETHAPIITQPDTDLPVETEVPAEEYYEDERRGMSVWLIILIAFTVIVIALGALYKFRPDTFNKYVSLLNKSNTTQAPKPVVTKKADNDTLQLKEPVIIDDSTAQADTSTASAKQPGVKKTETVTEVKKPAVVTQTPVANTPQATAPPVNTTVGDVVPKGSWVIYSLTFPTRSQADKRIVELKSKGFTEARLLTDKVFRGGNYKVILGAFKTRAEAMDKRTELLGTNKLRASELSVEPYK, from the coding sequence ATGGATATAGCCTATTATATAAGCGATCTGCTGGGGCAGCAAGGCGAATTAACAGTACCTAATTTGGGTTACTTTGTACAAATTCGGACAGCTGCTTACTATGATAACCATGAGAAAAAGTTTTACCCGCCGCATTATTCGGTACAATTTGATCCCCAGATAATTGATGAGGACGACTCGCTGGCTAATTATATTGCCAGTATAAAAAACATATCGCAGGCATCGGCCAAATACTTTATTGAAAAGTATATTTCCAACCTGAAAAGCCAGGCTATGGTGGAAAATGTGGCTTTTGCACAATTGGGCTCATTCAGTTCGGATGGGTTAAAATTGGCCTTTCATTCTAACCCAAAACTGGATGACCCGGCTTTTTTTGGCTACAAACCCCTTGACGCTTACCGTGTGGGCGAAGCTGCCGCTCAAAAGCCGGTAACACGTACAGATGAATTAACGGAAAAAATTGAAGAAGGGCCAATAGCTCCCGTAATTGAAACCCATGCCCCTATAATAACCCAACCAGATACCGACTTACCGGTTGAAACAGAAGTGCCTGCCGAAGAATATTACGAAGACGAGCGCCGTGGAATGAGTGTTTGGCTAATTATCCTTATTGCCTTTACTGTAATTGTTATTGCCTTGGGTGCACTATATAAATTCAGGCCCGATACATTCAATAAGTATGTTAGCCTCCTTAACAAGTCGAATACAACCCAGGCACCCAAACCGGTGGTCACGAAAAAAGCAGATAACGATACTTTACAACTTAAAGAACCCGTTATTATTGACGATAGTACAGCCCAGGCAGATACATCAACAGCATCAGCTAAACAGCCTGGTGTTAAAAAAACGGAAACTGTTACTGAGGTAAAAAAACCGGCAGTTGTAACACAAACCCCGGTGGCTAATACGCCGCAGGCAACAGCACCGCCTGTTAATACCACCGTTGGCGACGTAGTACCAAAAGGATCATGGGTGATATATTCGCTAACGTTCCCTACCAGGTCACAGGCTGATAAACGCATTGTTGAATTAAAAAGCAAAGGCTTTACCGAAGCCCGGTTATTAACCGATAAGGTTTTTAGAGGTGGTAACTATAAGGTTATACTTGGCGCGTTTAAAACCCGTGCCGAAGCAATGGACAAACGAACCGAATTATTAGGTACCAATAAATTAAGGGCTTCCGAGCTATCTGTTGAACCATATAAATAA
- a CDS encoding TonB-dependent receptor domain-containing protein — MKFKYIYALLILGMALFFAPAKAQQKKSTTKPKTTVKPVAKKPAPKPVTKKPAAAPTRSAAQNLGDAASKIAQDTSKKAGQTGINNQSLSEEIIVTTAYKPVLADAVKIRRNPDLDDKTPFKAPLAYKPIDKRLERNTDIKQMEAVKMPAELDSALYNNLVKAGAGNLKSTYAELYVNNGRDAALQTGLYVKHFAQAGDTYAKQNQSKDEIGVFGKSVGEVNSLHGTIGYKRQGNYFYGYNKFDPPVTPINPAKQTFNTLSAEGDLTKNFKDIEKDFTYALKLNGYLFNNAFHAKESNVVLSGFINQTVKQFYAGLNASVDLSTQKDSLYSIGNNLVRANPYLKFQGENYKIDAGINIVSEFVFSSRLFVFPAARLEVQIIPKYVRLFAEAKGDVNKSSLKDFSETNPFIGQNINIKNSVDQLDLAAGLKGTLAPGLGFKATVFRNDVKNMPLFISNFNFTNGYNRFNVIYDGGKATVTGFNGELDFKASDDLDIFGRVEIKDYKMATEAQPWNLPKFKLSAGTNINISDKVKLMGTLLFRGDTKDLVADPASGVGATRVVSLKSFADINAGAEYKVNKRLGIFLQANNLLNATYSSWLYYPDYGFNIIGGVSYGF; from the coding sequence ATGAAATTTAAATATATATACGCGCTGCTGATTTTAGGAATGGCATTATTTTTTGCCCCTGCTAAAGCGCAACAAAAAAAATCGACAACAAAACCCAAAACTACAGTTAAACCGGTGGCCAAAAAGCCAGCTCCTAAGCCTGTAACTAAAAAACCAGCAGCAGCACCAACAAGGTCGGCCGCGCAAAACCTGGGCGATGCCGCTTCTAAAATAGCGCAGGATACCAGTAAAAAGGCCGGTCAAACCGGCATTAATAACCAAAGCCTGTCCGAGGAGATCATTGTAACCACGGCCTACAAACCGGTGCTGGCCGATGCGGTGAAAATTCGCCGCAATCCGGATCTGGATGATAAAACGCCGTTTAAAGCCCCGCTGGCTTACAAGCCCATAGATAAACGTCTGGAACGCAATACCGATATTAAACAAATGGAGGCTGTAAAAATGCCTGCAGAATTGGATTCGGCTTTGTATAACAACCTGGTTAAAGCCGGTGCAGGTAACCTAAAATCTACCTATGCCGAACTGTATGTGAACAACGGTCGCGATGCTGCTTTGCAAACGGGATTATACGTAAAACACTTTGCGCAGGCAGGTGATACTTATGCCAAACAAAACCAAAGCAAAGATGAGATCGGCGTGTTTGGTAAAAGCGTGGGCGAAGTAAATAGTCTGCATGGCACCATTGGTTACAAACGTCAGGGAAATTATTTTTATGGTTATAATAAATTCGATCCGCCTGTTACGCCAATTAATCCTGCCAAACAAACCTTTAATACCTTAAGCGCAGAAGGAGATCTTACCAAAAACTTTAAGGATATTGAAAAGGATTTTACCTATGCCTTAAAGCTGAACGGTTATTTATTTAACAACGCTTTTCATGCTAAAGAAAGTAATGTAGTATTATCCGGTTTCATTAATCAAACCGTAAAACAATTTTATGCCGGCTTAAATGCTTCTGTTGATCTGAGTACTCAGAAAGACTCTTTGTATTCCATCGGTAACAACCTGGTAAGGGCAAACCCCTACCTGAAATTTCAAGGCGAGAATTATAAGATAGACGCGGGTATCAATATTGTAAGCGAATTTGTTTTTTCATCGCGCTTATTTGTGTTCCCAGCTGCACGTTTAGAAGTACAGATCATCCCTAAATATGTACGCCTGTTTGCCGAAGCAAAAGGTGATGTAAACAAATCATCACTAAAAGACTTTTCTGAAACCAATCCGTTCATAGGTCAGAATATCAATATTAAAAACTCGGTTGATCAGTTAGACCTTGCCGCAGGTTTAAAAGGTACATTAGCGCCTGGATTGGGCTTTAAGGCTACCGTATTCCGCAACGATGTAAAGAATATGCCGCTGTTTATCAGCAACTTCAATTTCACCAACGGATACAACCGCTTTAACGTTATTTACGATGGCGGAAAGGCCACAGTTACTGGTTTTAATGGTGAATTAGACTTTAAAGCATCCGATGACCTAGATATTTTTGGCCGGGTAGAAATAAAGGATTATAAAATGGCTACTGAAGCACAACCGTGGAACCTGCCTAAGTTTAAACTAAGCGCAGGCACCAATATTAACATCAGTGATAAGGTAAAGTTAATGGGCACATTGCTGTTCAGGGGCGATACCAAAGACCTGGTTGCCGACCCTGCATCGGGCGTGGGTGCTACCAGGGTAGTTTCATTAAAATCATTTGCTGATATTAATGCAGGTGCCGAATACAAAGTGAATAAACGTTTGGGGATATTTTTACAGGCCAACAATTTATTAAATGCAACCTACTCATCGTGGCTGTATTATCCCGACTATGGGTTCAACATTATTGGTGGTGTAAGTTATGGTTTTTAA
- the vapC gene encoding type II toxin-antitoxin system VapC family toxin has translation MNILLVDTSVWVNFFKGNPTKASLYLKDILSNTLIATCPVIVQEVLQGIKTDKDFKITVNFFDEVLQLRDEPYQLSIEAATIYRKLRHNGITIRKPNDCLIAAYAIKNKIALLHDDRDFDFIASNTDLEAVQF, from the coding sequence ATGAATATTTTATTAGTTGATACGTCTGTGTGGGTTAATTTTTTTAAAGGCAACCCAACTAAAGCAAGCTTATATTTAAAAGATATTTTGTCTAACACACTTATTGCGACTTGCCCCGTTATTGTGCAGGAAGTATTGCAAGGGATTAAAACAGATAAAGACTTTAAGATAACAGTCAACTTTTTTGATGAAGTATTGCAGCTAAGGGACGAACCATATCAACTGAGTATTGAAGCTGCAACCATCTACAGGAAGTTGCGTCATAATGGAATTACCATTAGAAAGCCGAATGATTGCCTGATTGCGGCTTATGCGATAAAAAATAAGATAGCCTTATTGCATGATGATAGGGACTTTGACTTTATCGCATCAAACACCGATTTAGAAGCAGTGCAATTTTAA
- a CDS encoding ExbD/TolR family protein, with protein sequence MNLRKRSRRASAEMHTSAMNDIMFFLMLFFLIASTVTNPNVVKLVLPKSSSGQSISKKTINVSISKDLQYTVDKKPVKVEDLSNTLSGYKSLAKELTIVLSVDKTVAIQDVVQVMDIAQKLNIKMVLATVPK encoded by the coding sequence ATGAATTTAAGGAAAAGAAGCAGGCGGGCCTCGGCCGAGATGCATACTTCGGCCATGAACGACATCATGTTCTTCCTGATGTTGTTCTTCCTTATTGCATCTACGGTAACCAACCCCAACGTGGTAAAGCTGGTGTTGCCTAAATCATCAAGCGGGCAATCTATCTCTAAAAAAACCATTAATGTATCTATCAGTAAAGACCTGCAATACACCGTTGATAAAAAACCGGTAAAAGTTGAAGACCTTTCTAATACGTTATCGGGCTACAAATCGTTAGCTAAGGAATTGACTATTGTATTATCGGTTGATAAAACCGTAGCCATACAGGATGTAGTACAGGTAATGGATATTGCACAAAAACTAAATATTAAAATGGTACTGGCAACTGTGCCGAAATAA